In Leptospira congkakensis, the DNA window ATGGGTGGGTTTCAACCGACTTATTTGAATGGATACAATACCGCGCGGAAAATACTGAAACGTTCGAACATTCGTCGTAAACCAAAAACAACACAAACTAAATGAAATGTACATCATTCATTAAAATCAATCGATGAATCTCTGATTGGGAAGGAAACAATATATGTTAGATAATGATCAAAAAATAGAAACAAATATTCTGAACTCTGTAAATGGATTTAAGGAAGCGGTTTCAAAAAAAGAAGAACTTGAAAGAAACGGTTCTAACTTTTCAGAAGGAAAAGGGCTCGTTCGAAAAACCATCAATAGCTTACATCCGAAACGAATTCGTTTGCGTGTAGAAAAAATTCGAGTAGATACTCCTTCCACAAAAACTTTACAAATGGTTTCGGTCGATGGAAAAAGTTTGCCTCCTTTCCAAGCGGGTCAATACATCAATTTATTTGTCTCACTTTCTGGAGTTCTTACCGCAAGACCATATTCGATTTCATCTTCACCGACCGATTTGAGTTCGTATGAGTTAACGATCAAAAGGGCAGAAGGTGGGTTTGTGAGTCCCTATCTACTCGATGATGTAAAAATTGGACAAGAGTTTGAAAGTACAGGGCCTATGGGTTCTTTTCATCACAATCCACTATTCCATGGTTTAGATTTAGTTTTCCTCGCAGGTGGATCGGGTATTGCACCTGCAATGAGTATGTTAAAATCTTTTTTAGCTTCTCCAGAACCGTTTCGATTTCATATCATATATTCGAATAGTTATGAAGACGATGTCATTTTTATAAATGAACTTCGAAACTTAGCAGCCGTTCATGAAAATTTTCTTTTGACTGAGTTTCTTTCGCGAAATGTTAGCGATGCTT includes these proteins:
- a CDS encoding FAD-binding oxidoreductase — encoded protein: MLDNDQKIETNILNSVNGFKEAVSKKEELERNGSNFSEGKGLVRKTINSLHPKRIRLRVEKIRVDTPSTKTLQMVSVDGKSLPPFQAGQYINLFVSLSGVLTARPYSISSSPTDLSSYELTIKRAEGGFVSPYLLDDVKIGQEFESTGPMGSFHHNPLFHGLDLVFLAGGSGIAPAMSMLKSFLASPEPFRFHIIYSNSYEDDVIFINELRNLAAVHENFLLTEFLSRNVSDAFKGYRGRLDFSTLQRLVPDAPSKMYYVCGPTPFNEHCADLLSNLGVKSGRILIESNGPPNKPETLEGWPNSVLPTKEVNVTVTNQKSFKAKVGEPLLNSLERNGFFTENACRSGECSLCRVKLKSGEVFSPPEAKIRKSDKKFGWIHSCVAFPVTDVEIQL